From Mya arenaria isolate MELC-2E11 chromosome 1, ASM2691426v1, a single genomic window includes:
- the LOC128239149 gene encoding ATP-dependent RNA helicase DDX42-like → MNNSGGDGKTRGFGFSGFSINKSDGGSVGGDGISRMGSSGGSRAMPGRTAGYKLKFGRSRVADDDDYFDDDHDEGNADYLPAPGSPGAEGRKGDDSDSDDPLDAFMADIEKKVQDDCKPKKVKKKEEKGVRDDIEQEDVEEAYYRYMEENPMAGIQADEAEDLNVEYDNEGNIIYVEKNKIIEPLPPIDHSDIDYGPFERNFYEEHPDIAKLSEQNLVELREKLGIRVSGLAPPKPVCSFAHFGFDDALLDAIRKSEYSKPTPIQAQGIPIALSGRDIIGIAKTGSGKTAAFLWPLLMHIMAQRELEKGDGPIGLILAPTRELSQQIYQECRRFGKVYNIQTVCAYGGGSMWEQQKACQEGAEIIVATPGRLIDLVKKKATNLKRVTYLVYDEADRMFDMGFEPQVRSIANHVRPSRQTLLFSATFRRKVEKLARDILADPVRVVQGEAGVANEDVTQIVEILPPGPAKWTWLVKRLVEMSTLGSVLIFVTRKANSEELAANLRSRDFKALLLHGDMSQMERNEVIHAFKKKEVPILVATDVAARGLDIPSIKTVVNYDVARDIDTHTHRVGRTGRAGEKGFAFTLVTEKDKEFAGALVRNLEDANQNVPQPLIDLAMQCPWFRGTRIKQSKGKRLMSVPGGSIGQKERPGLGADTSTKVQDSTSFSSYRAGAVLGRGPQSDRMSAMKSAFTSQYKSNFIAATDSAPKTIPVGIHEPENPNPHPDNANKRRKKSRWD, encoded by the exons ATGAACAACAGTGGAGGTGACGGAAAGACCAGGGGGTTCGGCTTCTCTGGATTCAGCATCAATAAGTCTGATGGTGGCAGTGTAG GTGGTGATGGAATTTCCCGCATGGGTAGCTCGGGAGGTTCACGAGCAATGCCTGGTCGTACAGCAGGGTACAAACTCAAATTTGGTCGATCCCGAGTTGCAGATGATGATGA cTATTTTGATGATGACCATGATGAAGGAAACGCTGATTACCTGCCAGCGCCGGGCAGCCCAGGGGCAGAGGGTAGAAAGGGTGATGATAGCGATAGTGACGACCCTCTTGATGCTTTTATGGCTGACATTGAG aaaaaggTTCAAGATGACTGCAAACCTAAGAAAGtgaagaaaaaagaagaaaa GGGTGTGAGAGATGACATTGAACAGGAAGACGTAGAGGAGGCATACTACCGCTATATGGAGGAAAATCCAATGGCGGGAATTCAGGCTGACGAGGCAGAGGATCTCAATGTGGAGTACGACAACGAGGGAAACATCATATATGTAGAGAAAAATAAG ATCATAGAGCCCCTACCCCCTATAGATCACTCAGACATTGATTATGGGCCATTTGAGAGAAACTTTTACGAAGAACATCCGGACATTGCAAAACTCTCGGAGCAAAACTTGGTGGAACTTCGTGAGAAACTTGGCATCAGG GTATCTGGGCTAGCCCCACCCAAGCCTGTCTGCAGTTTTGCACATTTTGGGTTTGATGATGCCTTGCTTGATGCCATTAGAAAGTCGGAATACTCAAAACCCACACCTATACAGGCACAG GGCATACCAATAGCTTTGTCAGGTCGAGACATTATTGGTATTGCGAAGACGGGTAGTGGTAAAACTGCGGCCTTTCTTTGGCCTCTGCTCATGCACATAATGGCTCAG AGAGAGTTGGAGAAAGGAGATGGCCCAATAGGCCTGATTCTGGCCCCAACTAGGGAACTTTCACAACAG ATTTACCAAGAATGTAGAAGGTTCGGGAAAGTATACAACATTCAAACTGTGTGTGCTTATGGAGGGGGGAGTATGTGGGAACAGCAGAAGGCTTGCCAAGAGGGAGCAGAGATCATAGTTGCCACCCCC GGTCGTTTGATAGATCTGGTAAAGAAAAAAGCAACAAACCTGAAGCGTGTCACATATCTTGTGTATGACGAAGCTGACCGCATGTTTGATATGGGATTTG AGCCACAGGTTCGGTCCATAGCTAACCATGTGAGGCCTTCCAGACAAA CTCTGTTGTTCAGCGCGACTTTCCGGCGAAAGGTTGAAAAACTGGCCCGCGATATTCTAGCAGACCCCGTCAGAGTTGTACAAGGGGAGGCCGGAGTG GCCAATGAGGACGTGACACAGATAGTTGAGATCCTACCACCCGGGCCGGCCAAGTGGACCTGGCTAGTTAAACGACTGGTGGAGATGTCCACAT TGGGCAGTGTACTCATCTTTGTGACAAGGAAAGCTAACTCAGAAGAGCTTGCCGCAAACCTGCGCAGCAGAGATTTTAAAG CGTTGCTGTTACATGGAGATATGAGTCAGATGGAAAGGAATGAAGTTATCCACGCCTTTAAGAAGAAAGAAGTCCCCATACTTGTGGCCACTGATGTAGCAG cGCGTGGTCTGGACATCCCATCAATTAAGACAGTTGTGAATTATGATGTGGCCCGTGACATtgacacacatacacacaggGTTGGCAGAACGGGTCGTGCAG GAGAAAAGGGTTTTGCATTTACGCTTGTCACAGAGAAAGATAAGGAATTTGCAGGGGCACTTGTGCGGAACCTTGAAGATGCAAATCAGAATGTGCCACAGCCCCTAATTGACCTTGCCATGCAG TGCCCATGGTTTAGAGGGACCCGTATTAAACAGAGCAAGGGGAAGCGACTCATGTCCGTACCTGGAGGCTCTATTGGACAGAAGGAGAGGCCCGGCTTAGGGGCAGACACT AGCACAAAGGTCCAAGATTCGACAAGTTTCAGCTCCTATAGGGCGGGCGCAGTTCTCGGGAGAGGGCCTCAGTCGGATAGAATGTCTGCTATGAAAAGTGCTTTCACT TCTCAGTACAAGTCAAACTTTATAGCAGCGACCGATTCTGCACCTAAAACCATCCCAGTTGGCATACACGAGCCAGAGAATCCAAACCCTCATCCAGATAATGCTAATAAAAGGCGGAAAAAGTCGAGATGGGACTAA
- the LOC128238856 gene encoding uncharacterized protein LOC128238856 gives MTQSRPIMANEIKKLMKETKVIEVKDFIKVSEILPYLTKLTIPANQKISQKIERDGEAAAASLLYAEVTRNTTVLFPQLVAALKKTAQNDVYATFKSAIHNLKKKKGTNANIAEAVQKLLDMIKDEESEKKCDQDSSDSESTHSDLLLEDIDKHNDATATETEAARRPIMSRGKPMTAFAPRTKSLPVGKSRPIVSQELAKKAISSMQASVFHQLANYLEEKVESGEMMWSYLVKNSSILKLTRKDQVDIESQLEQGKLFLDLLERKGHDIDKLETVFVENRLQKALTIIGSCKGVADKQDVELTKPHHPPADAPAQEWNWKLPSIVHVLLIMCLSVFCLVGLWSIVKACVYDGGYTQGPITTHICTHVYIHIGQHASNGSQYSNCI, from the exons atgaCGCAATCGAGACCTATAATGgccaatgaaataaagaaactaATGAAAGAAACCAAAGTTATAGAAGTCAAAGATTTCATCAAGGTGTCGG AGATTTTGCCCTACTTGACGAAGTTAACGATTCCAGCAAACCAGAAAATTTCGCAAAAAATTGAAAGAGATGGCGAAGCTGCCGCAGCATCTTTGCTTTATGCTGAAGTCACCAGAAACACAACTGTACTATTTCCGCAGTTGGTAGCTGCTCTGAAAAAGACCGCGCAAAACGACGTGTATGCGACATTCAAATCAGCAATCCA caatttaaaaaagaagaaaggcACTAACGCCAACATCGCTGAGGCCGTGCAAAAACTTCTGGATATGATAAAAGATGAAGAATCAGAGAAAAAGTGTGACCAA GATTCCTCAGATTCTGAATCTACACATTCTGATCTTTTATTGGAAGACATAG ACAAACATAACGATGCCACAGCTACTGAGACTGAAGCCGCCAGGAGACCTATCATGAGTCGTGGCAAACCAATGACTGCTTTTGCTCCAAGAACTAAGTCATTGCCTGTAGGAAAAAGCAGACCTATAGTCTCCCAAGAATTGG CAAAGAAAGCAATATCAAGCATGCAAGCAAGTGTATTTCATCAACTGGCTAATTACCTTGAGGAAAAGGTGGAAAGCGGAGAAATGATGTGGTCCTACCTAGTAAAGAACAGCAGCATCTTAAAACTTACCAGGAAGGATCAAGTTGACATTG aaaGTCAACTCGAACAAGGAAAATTGTTTCTGGACTTGCTTGAAAGGAAAGGTCATGATATTGACAAACTGGAAACAGTCTTTGTTGAAAACAGACTTCAAAAGGCCTTAACAATAATCGGATCGTGCAAAGGAG TCGCAGACAAACAAGACGTGGAGCTGACCAAACCGCACCATCCTCCTGCGGATGCTCCTGCCCAAGAGTGGAACTGGAAGTTGCCATcgattgtacatgttttgctcaTTATGTGCCTCAGTGTTTTCTGTTTGGTTGGTTTATGGTCGATTGTAAAAGCTTGCGTTTATGATGGAGGTTACACACAAGGCCCGATTACTACCCATATTTGCACCCATGTTTATATACACATTGGACAACACGCTTCTAATGGAAGTCAATACAGCAACTGTATCTAA